The following are encoded together in the Streptomyces rapamycinicus NRRL 5491 genome:
- a CDS encoding nuclear transport factor 2 family protein: MIDERSRKKLILEHSRRMNAADIDGLLELYADEVTFEDPVGSGRRTGRDALRAHFEELAAAGITEIPGEPVAGQDGVHVLVPVTATMDYLPKGPGFAERGWLTTPDAPENSRITWDYVLMMRAGAGGLIQELQMFWGRSDIGIAG; this comes from the coding sequence GTGATTGATGAGCGAAGCCGGAAGAAGCTCATTCTCGAGCACAGCCGCCGGATGAACGCCGCGGACATCGACGGGCTTCTCGAACTCTACGCGGACGAGGTCACGTTCGAGGATCCGGTCGGATCGGGGCGCAGGACCGGGCGGGACGCCCTTCGTGCGCATTTCGAGGAGCTCGCCGCGGCGGGTATCACCGAGATTCCCGGTGAGCCGGTCGCGGGGCAGGACGGGGTACATGTCCTGGTGCCGGTGACGGCCACCATGGACTATCTGCCCAAAGGCCCCGGATTCGCCGAGCGCGGCTGGCTGACGACCCCGGACGCCCCGGAGAACTCCCGCATCACCTGGGACTACGTCCTGATGATGCGCGCGGGGGCCGGTGGCCTCATTCAGGAACTGCAGATGTTCTGGGGGAGGTCGGACATTGGTATCGCCGGCTGA
- a CDS encoding nuclear transport factor 2 family protein yields the protein MADEATLKRMALEYARRMNEGDVEAVLELFSDDIVFEDPVGAPPLIGKDALREHIAWSIECQVHETPGRPVTSMDGRRVAVPTTVTVYAPAKLTFSIIGVIELGDDGLVHHAQAFWGITDTKVGDGPELTGVAHFMAVTQNLAKMVQAKGSPSPSPTGKP from the coding sequence ATGGCCGATGAGGCGACCCTCAAGAGGATGGCTCTGGAATACGCGCGGCGCATGAACGAGGGTGATGTGGAGGCCGTATTGGAGCTGTTCTCGGACGACATCGTCTTCGAGGACCCGGTCGGCGCGCCCCCGCTCATCGGAAAGGACGCGCTTCGCGAACACATCGCCTGGTCCATCGAGTGCCAGGTGCACGAGACCCCGGGCCGTCCGGTCACTTCCATGGACGGCCGCAGGGTGGCGGTGCCGACCACGGTCACGGTGTACGCGCCGGCCAAGCTCACCTTCAGCATCATCGGCGTGATCGAACTCGGGGATGACGGTCTGGTCCATCACGCCCAGGCTTTCTGGGGCATCACGGATACGAAAGTGGGCGATGGCCCCGAACTCACCGGCGTTGCGCATTTCATGGCGGTCACCCAGAACCTCGCCAAGATGGTCCAGGCCAAGGGCAGCCCCAGTCCCAGCCCGACGGGAAAGCCGTAA